From the Psychrobacillus sp. FSL K6-4046 genome, one window contains:
- a CDS encoding NUDIX hydrolase yields MKRVDVVYGLITDRNEENILMVKNKGAGWTLPGGTVEHGETLEQAIRREIQEETGLITEVERVVALNEAFFTHKDSQVLFVTFKMNVLNGECSIQYPDEIEELKWVDHETANKWMPYHRGGIKSLLNSAAPYTFQNN; encoded by the coding sequence TTGAAAAGAGTAGACGTGGTATACGGCTTAATAACGGATAGGAATGAAGAAAATATACTAATGGTCAAAAATAAGGGGGCAGGCTGGACACTTCCAGGTGGAACAGTCGAGCATGGCGAGACATTGGAGCAAGCAATTAGGAGAGAAATTCAAGAAGAAACTGGTTTAATAACGGAAGTAGAGAGAGTAGTCGCACTAAATGAAGCATTTTTTACACACAAGGATAGCCAGGTATTGTTCGTAACCTTCAAAATGAACGTACTTAATGGAGAGTGTAGCATACAATATCCAGATGAAATAGAAGAGCTAAAATGGGTGGATCATGAAACCGCTAATAAATGGATGCCCTATCACCGAGGAGGAATAAAAAGCTTGTTAAATTCAGCAGCACCCTATACGTTTCAAAACAATTAG
- a CDS encoding DUF402 domain-containing protein, whose product MVIRKYGERPGWSRILKRRYTFVEINSEQFTGGASLLHLVETAKPLWVSYDAKKICIVDHGYMWLQHFPTAENYTVTTMFDQNGKVVQWYIDICDKHGIDDQGPWWDDLFLDIIVLPSGDYFLVDEEELEEALHSGRINQEKYELAKHVAHKIMDELKGNNMNLLGLSVHHKNELTALLK is encoded by the coding sequence ATGGTTATAAGAAAATATGGGGAACGCCCGGGATGGTCAAGAATTTTAAAAAGACGATATACTTTTGTAGAGATTAATTCCGAACAGTTTACGGGAGGGGCATCCCTTTTACATTTAGTAGAGACGGCAAAACCTTTATGGGTTAGTTATGATGCAAAGAAAATTTGTATTGTCGACCACGGGTATATGTGGCTGCAGCACTTTCCAACGGCAGAAAACTATACGGTAACGACCATGTTTGATCAAAACGGAAAAGTAGTTCAATGGTATATAGATATATGCGATAAACATGGTATAGACGATCAAGGTCCTTGGTGGGATGATTTATTTTTAGACATTATAGTCCTTCCATCTGGTGATTACTTTCTCGTGGATGAAGAGGAGCTTGAAGAGGCTCTACATTCTGGTCGAATAAATCAAGAAAAATATGAGCTGGCTAAACATGTAGCTCATAAAATCATGGATGAGCTAAAGGGAAATAACATGAACCTTTTAGGATTATCCGTACATCATAAAAACGAGCTGACAGCACTTCTTAAATAA
- a CDS encoding GrpB family protein produces the protein MRKVEVKEFSKKWATDFQQESKSLNDIFKEEIVEIYHIGSTSIEGLSAKPIIDIMPVVRDIKRVDAYDEQMIQLGYTPKGENGLPGRRYFQKGGDNRTHHVHIYEQGNPEIERHLIFRDYLRKHSVEAKKYGELKRALAQQFPYDVESYINGKDKFVQSLEEKAMQWNNRIQLNFHRAFGVYGICIHENKLLVIQKNGGPYINRYDLPGGNLETGESLQEAIEREFHEETGLLIDVRKQIGAADFIIHTDWREGTAVHHVAVFYEVEHVGGSISEPLQFEGQDSLGAVWISEQETSMENSSPLVLKAFEWLRTKKISVEATYYEQWKVKGN, from the coding sequence ATGAGAAAAGTTGAAGTTAAAGAGTTTTCAAAGAAATGGGCTACTGATTTTCAACAAGAATCAAAGTCTTTGAATGATATCTTCAAGGAAGAAATAGTAGAAATTTACCATATAGGGAGCACTTCTATAGAAGGGCTTTCTGCAAAGCCGATTATAGATATAATGCCTGTTGTCCGGGATATTAAACGAGTTGATGCATACGATGAGCAAATGATTCAACTTGGCTATACCCCAAAAGGAGAAAACGGTTTACCAGGTCGACGCTATTTTCAAAAAGGGGGTGACAATCGAACTCATCATGTACATATTTATGAACAAGGGAATCCTGAAATAGAGAGACATCTTATTTTTAGAGATTATTTAAGAAAACATTCTGTGGAGGCAAAGAAATATGGTGAGCTAAAGAGAGCTCTTGCCCAACAGTTTCCTTATGATGTGGAGAGTTATATTAATGGTAAGGACAAGTTTGTGCAATCATTAGAGGAAAAAGCTATGCAATGGAATAATAGAATTCAGTTGAATTTTCATAGAGCGTTTGGAGTGTATGGTATTTGTATACATGAAAACAAGCTTCTAGTTATTCAGAAAAATGGTGGTCCTTATATCAACCGCTATGACCTTCCAGGTGGGAATTTAGAAACAGGTGAATCGCTGCAGGAGGCAATTGAAAGAGAATTCCATGAAGAAACAGGGTTATTAATCGATGTGCGTAAACAGATTGGAGCAGCTGACTTTATTATTCACACCGATTGGAGAGAAGGCACGGCTGTACACCATGTAGCCGTTTTTTATGAAGTTGAGCATGTAGGAGGGTCGATATCTGAACCATTACAGTTTGAAGGACAGGACTCACTAGGAGCTGTATGGATTTCGGAACAGGAAACATCGATGGAAAATTCCTCGCCCTTAGTCTTAAAGGCGTTTGAATGGTTGCGAACAAAAAAGATATCTGTTGAAGCTACTTATTATGAACAGTGGAAAGTTAAAGGAAACTGA
- a CDS encoding nitronate monooxygenase: protein MMGNNFMKSLDLKCPIIQAPMAGGITTPVLVSEVSNQGALGMIGAGYLKPDQLRVQINQVKALTNANFGVNLFVPEHFELNEDQVAKSKELINNYKLLLNHKMKEPDLPTKEIEKQTYEELLKIVIEERVAACSFTFGIPSKKTIESLKQNGIMTIGTATTVSEAVAIERAGMDAVVVQGSEAGGHRGNFLVDSPTSMIGLMALIPQVTDQVSIPVIAAGGIMDGRGLSAALCLGADAVQMGTAFLTTKESGANPVHKQAVLQAKSEDIVSTKAFSGKEARGIENRFMKEMHVHENKLPPFPVQNALTQNLRKAATQQKDADFMSLWSGQSPTLAREETVEQLVRRVVNEANLILNK, encoded by the coding sequence ATGATGGGAAATAATTTTATGAAATCATTAGATTTAAAGTGCCCTATCATTCAAGCTCCAATGGCTGGAGGAATTACAACTCCTGTGCTAGTCAGTGAAGTCTCCAATCAAGGTGCACTTGGAATGATTGGTGCAGGATATTTAAAGCCTGATCAATTACGAGTTCAAATAAATCAGGTGAAGGCACTTACGAATGCAAATTTTGGAGTAAATTTGTTCGTTCCTGAGCATTTTGAATTGAATGAGGACCAGGTTGCAAAATCTAAGGAGCTAATAAACAATTATAAGCTTCTTTTAAATCATAAAATGAAAGAACCGGACTTACCTACAAAAGAAATTGAAAAGCAAACATATGAGGAACTACTAAAGATTGTTATAGAAGAAAGAGTGGCTGCTTGTTCCTTTACATTTGGAATTCCTTCCAAAAAAACGATTGAAAGTCTTAAACAAAACGGGATTATGACAATAGGGACAGCTACTACTGTGTCAGAAGCCGTTGCTATCGAACGGGCGGGGATGGACGCGGTAGTTGTACAAGGTAGTGAGGCAGGAGGGCATCGTGGAAACTTTTTAGTAGATTCCCCTACCAGCATGATTGGCTTAATGGCACTAATTCCCCAGGTTACTGATCAGGTGTCAATACCAGTTATTGCAGCAGGAGGAATAATGGACGGTAGAGGACTATCTGCCGCATTATGTTTAGGAGCAGATGCTGTACAAATGGGAACAGCCTTCTTAACCACCAAAGAAAGTGGGGCAAACCCAGTGCATAAACAAGCCGTACTGCAAGCAAAAAGCGAGGACATAGTGAGTACGAAAGCATTTTCCGGGAAGGAAGCAAGAGGAATTGAAAATCGTTTTATGAAAGAAATGCATGTGCATGAAAACAAGCTACCGCCCTTTCCCGTCCAAAATGCACTTACACAAAACTTAAGAAAAGCGGCCACTCAGCAAAAAGACGCAGATTTCATGTCTCTCTGGTCGGGCCAAAGTCCAACATTAGCTAGAGAGGAAACGGTTGAACAGCTTGTTCGTCGTGTTGTAAATGAGGCTAACCTAATCTTAAATAAGTAG
- a CDS encoding GNAT family N-acetyltransferase: MNIIGDTERLRLVVFEESHAEPAKLFWGDKEVMKLCGGSASVETLPKTLEFYRHCHENNNLSVYAVMEKNTGEIIGAAGFNVENTIEEVELIYHFNKKSWGKGYATEAVGACMNIVKLHPKVKLVSASASKENVGSLKILERVGFTYIGLKWFEDTQQEEPVYECRLIKETISQ, translated from the coding sequence ATGAACATTATAGGGGACACAGAAAGATTACGCCTTGTTGTATTTGAGGAAAGCCATGCAGAACCAGCAAAGCTTTTTTGGGGAGACAAAGAAGTGATGAAATTATGTGGTGGCTCGGCTTCCGTCGAGACATTGCCTAAAACTCTCGAGTTTTATCGCCACTGTCATGAAAATAATAATCTATCCGTTTATGCAGTGATGGAAAAAAATACAGGAGAAATAATTGGAGCAGCTGGCTTCAATGTTGAAAATACAATAGAGGAAGTAGAATTGATTTATCATTTCAATAAAAAATCTTGGGGGAAAGGGTATGCAACGGAAGCAGTGGGAGCTTGTATGAACATTGTAAAACTTCATCCAAAAGTTAAACTTGTCTCAGCTTCTGCAAGCAAAGAAAATGTTGGATCCCTCAAAATTTTAGAGCGAGTGGGCTTTACTTATATAGGGTTGAAATGGTTTGAAGATACCCAGCAAGAAGAACCAGTATATGAATGTAGATTGATTAAGGAAACTATATCACAATAG
- the rnhC gene encoding ribonuclease HIII, whose amino-acid sequence MSNEVLLMPANEIEKVKAHYLKYKIERSAPGVVFAAKLSDTAITIYKSGKVMFQGNGASREAALWNGGTSSTSTTVKSPLTKGDTLPEHFELQSVVGSDETGTGDYFGPITVAACFVPAHQVELVKELGVKDSKMLTDELMRRIAPDLMKTLTHSVLVLKNEKYNEIQGRGWSQGKIKAMMHNQALKHVLKKMEPEKPSFILIDQFAERGIYYNHIKMEKEIIRENVLFSTKAEQLHVSVAAASIIARYAFLKEMDRLTEIAKTAIPKGASAKVDEIAAKIYLKHGEEFLKSITKWHFANTQKAMKLVQKRKF is encoded by the coding sequence ATGTCAAATGAAGTTTTACTAATGCCCGCAAATGAAATAGAAAAAGTAAAGGCACATTACTTAAAATACAAAATCGAACGCTCGGCACCTGGAGTCGTTTTCGCTGCTAAGCTATCAGATACAGCAATCACTATCTATAAATCTGGGAAGGTAATGTTCCAAGGAAATGGCGCTTCTAGGGAGGCAGCTCTATGGAATGGTGGAACCTCCTCTACATCAACCACTGTAAAAAGCCCCCTAACTAAAGGTGACACGCTCCCGGAACACTTTGAATTACAATCTGTAGTTGGTTCAGACGAAACCGGAACCGGGGATTATTTTGGACCTATTACGGTAGCAGCCTGCTTTGTACCTGCTCATCAAGTAGAGCTTGTAAAAGAGCTCGGTGTGAAAGATTCTAAAATGCTTACAGATGAGCTAATGCGTCGTATTGCTCCAGATTTGATGAAAACCTTAACACATAGTGTGCTCGTATTAAAAAATGAAAAATATAACGAAATCCAAGGACGTGGCTGGTCACAAGGTAAAATAAAGGCTATGATGCATAACCAAGCATTGAAGCATGTTTTGAAAAAAATGGAGCCCGAAAAGCCATCATTCATCCTTATTGATCAATTTGCTGAGCGTGGTATTTATTATAACCATATTAAAATGGAAAAGGAGATCATTCGTGAAAATGTTTTGTTTTCCACAAAAGCAGAGCAATTACACGTTTCCGTTGCCGCTGCCTCTATTATAGCAAGATATGCTTTCTTAAAGGAAATGGACCGCCTCACAGAGATAGCCAAAACTGCCATTCCTAAGGGTGCTAGTGCAAAAGTCGATGAGATAGCGGCAAAAATTTATTTAAAGCATGGCGAGGAATTCCTCAAATCCATTACCAAATGGCATTTTGCCAATACACAAAAAGCCATGAAGCTTGTGCAAAAAAGGAAATTTTAA
- the zapA gene encoding cell division protein ZapA yields the protein MSEQEKTRISVDIYGQNYKMVGTETSGHMRLVASMVDDKMREIHSHNQQLDIAKLAVLTAVNAVNDYIKVKEQLELLEEELKRLKD from the coding sequence TTGTCAGAACAAGAGAAAACAAGAATCTCTGTTGATATCTATGGACAGAATTATAAAATGGTAGGTACAGAAACTTCTGGTCATATGAGACTCGTTGCCTCCATGGTAGATGATAAAATGAGAGAAATACACTCTCACAATCAACAGCTAGACATCGCAAAATTGGCAGTGCTTACCGCTGTTAATGCAGTAAACGATTACATAAAAGTAAAAGAACAATTAGAACTTCTAGAAGAAGAATTGAAAAGGCTAAAGGACTGA
- a CDS encoding CvpA family protein, with protein sequence MLDLIILILLIAGFVTGARRGLIVQLIHMVGFIIALFVAYTYYKPLADKFVLWIPFPAVTSESTFTIAVETLDLDQTFYRIIAFTLIFMVVKFGLQLLASMFDFLKYLPILGFVSTVTGAILGFIEFYFILFVLLYVVVLLPIDFIQNAVSGSFLTSWMLEHTPILSEMVKNWWYIYLEK encoded by the coding sequence ATGTTAGATTTAATTATCCTGATTTTATTAATTGCCGGTTTTGTAACTGGTGCTAGACGTGGGCTGATAGTACAGCTCATTCATATGGTAGGCTTCATCATTGCTCTATTCGTTGCTTACACTTATTATAAACCACTGGCGGATAAATTTGTTCTCTGGATTCCATTTCCTGCAGTAACCTCAGAGTCCACATTTACAATAGCAGTAGAGACTTTGGATCTCGATCAAACGTTTTACCGTATTATCGCATTCACACTGATATTCATGGTAGTTAAGTTCGGGTTACAATTATTAGCCTCTATGTTTGATTTCTTAAAGTACTTGCCTATACTAGGATTTGTCAGCACTGTAACTGGTGCGATTCTAGGGTTTATTGAATTCTATTTCATTTTATTCGTACTTCTATACGTCGTTGTGCTTTTACCGATTGATTTCATCCAAAATGCTGTATCAGGCTCATTCTTAACTTCATGGATGCTTGAGCATACGCCAATTTTATCTGAAATGGTCAAAAACTGGTGGTATATTTATTTGGAAAAGTAA
- the polX gene encoding DNA polymerase/3'-5' exonuclease PolX, protein MDKKTIIKTLEKIALYMELQGENPFKVSAFRKAAQVLELDDRSLSEMDNITSLKGIGAATGSVITDLMETGQSSLLKEMQEKVPSGLLPMLKIPGLGGKKIAKLYKELGIESIEQLKTACEEGKVRGLAGFGAKTEEKILAQLEVFQTKPERTAIWQLEPIVAFIENTLADIEEVVKYSVAGSYRRVKESSKDIDFIVATNSHQKVREELLEKLPLLKIIAAGDTKVSVTLDVENEVDVDFRLVEPHQYASALHHFTGSKDHNIKMRQIAKEKGLKISEYGVEQEDGSVQSFETEEAFYSFFDLPFIPPTIREDGTELDKLEKIPSLVTLEDIKGDFHMHSTWSDGAHSIEEMVEACREKGYSHTVITDHSNYLKVANGLSRERLLQQIQTIQGLNAKYNDIEILAGTEMDILPDGSLDFDDELLEQLDFVIASIHSSFSQSQDKIMARLRTAMENPHVHMIAHPTGRIIGSRTGYDPDVPTLIEWASEFGKILELNANPHRLDLETEYLKLAQEKGVLIAINTDAHHIDQLRYMDVGVKYAQKAWLKKDNIVNTWTFDKFKQYLKNK, encoded by the coding sequence ATGGATAAAAAGACGATAATTAAAACATTAGAAAAAATTGCATTATATATGGAGCTTCAAGGAGAAAATCCTTTTAAGGTATCTGCTTTTCGAAAAGCAGCACAAGTTTTAGAGCTAGATGATCGTAGCTTGTCTGAAATGGATAATATAACTTCGCTTAAGGGTATTGGTGCGGCAACTGGATCCGTAATCACTGATTTAATGGAAACTGGACAATCCTCTCTTCTCAAAGAAATGCAAGAAAAAGTGCCAAGTGGTCTGTTGCCTATGCTAAAAATCCCAGGTCTTGGAGGAAAGAAAATTGCCAAGCTGTACAAAGAATTAGGTATTGAATCCATCGAACAGTTAAAGACTGCCTGTGAGGAAGGGAAGGTTCGCGGACTTGCAGGATTTGGGGCTAAAACCGAGGAAAAGATACTAGCTCAGCTCGAAGTGTTTCAAACCAAACCGGAAAGAACTGCTATTTGGCAGCTTGAGCCGATAGTGGCTTTTATAGAAAATACATTAGCAGATATAGAAGAAGTGGTGAAATATTCTGTTGCAGGGTCGTATAGACGAGTGAAAGAATCTAGTAAGGATATCGATTTTATCGTTGCGACGAATTCCCATCAAAAGGTCAGAGAGGAATTACTAGAAAAGCTTCCCCTCCTAAAAATTATTGCAGCTGGAGACACTAAGGTATCAGTTACTTTAGATGTTGAAAACGAAGTGGATGTAGACTTTAGGTTAGTAGAACCTCATCAATATGCTTCTGCCTTACATCACTTTACAGGGTCTAAAGATCATAATATTAAAATGAGACAAATTGCCAAAGAAAAAGGGCTGAAGATAAGTGAATATGGTGTGGAGCAAGAGGACGGCTCCGTACAGTCCTTTGAAACAGAGGAAGCGTTTTATTCATTTTTCGATTTACCATTTATACCTCCGACTATACGAGAGGATGGGACAGAACTAGATAAGCTAGAAAAGATTCCAAGTCTTGTAACGCTGGAGGATATTAAGGGCGATTTTCACATGCACTCCACTTGGTCAGATGGAGCTCATTCTATTGAAGAAATGGTAGAGGCTTGTCGTGAAAAAGGGTATTCCCATACGGTGATAACAGACCACTCTAACTACTTAAAAGTTGCTAATGGTCTTTCAAGAGAGAGACTGTTACAGCAAATCCAAACGATACAAGGATTAAATGCAAAATATAACGATATTGAAATATTAGCTGGAACAGAAATGGATATACTTCCTGACGGTTCGCTGGACTTTGATGACGAGTTACTAGAGCAGCTAGACTTCGTCATCGCATCTATACACTCTAGCTTTAGTCAGTCACAAGATAAAATTATGGCAAGACTTCGTACCGCAATGGAAAACCCTCACGTTCATATGATTGCTCACCCTACGGGAAGAATTATTGGAAGTCGTACAGGTTATGATCCAGATGTGCCAACGTTAATAGAGTGGGCTAGTGAATTTGGAAAAATACTAGAGCTCAATGCAAACCCACATCGTCTCGACTTAGAGACAGAATACTTAAAGCTAGCACAGGAAAAAGGCGTTCTGATAGCCATTAATACAGATGCCCACCATATCGATCAATTAAGATATATGGATGTAGGGGTTAAATATGCTCAAAAAGCATGGCTGAAAAAGGACAACATTGTTAATACATGGACATTTGATAAATTCAAACAGTATTTGAAGAATAAATAG
- a CDS encoding endonuclease MutS2 produces the protein MIAERALKTLEYYKIREEVGKYCTSSIGKTHIEKLVPSVDYEEVTKLLEEMDEGLTILRLRGNVPMGGIVDIRPHAKRAQIGGMLSPMELMETASTIRASKILRNFLENVAEAESVAIPHFLSKKDSLPILTALEHEINDCIDENGSVLDSASSTLRSIRQQLRIQVSRVREKLESYTRGANASKMLSDSIITIRNDRYVIPVKSEYRSHYGGIVHDQSSSGQTLFVEPSAVVQINNDIRALKVKEQEEIERILIRLSGEVEAVGHEIFLLVNILGEIDVILAKAKYGQAEKCTMPLINNNGYIRLVKARHPLISVEQAVPNTIEFGKDITAIVITGPNTGGKTVTLKTVGLCTLMAQSGIPVPALDGSELALFESVFADIGDEQSIEQSLSTFSSHMVNIVDILKKYNDKSLILFDELGAGTDPQEGAALAISILDAVHGTGARVMATTHYPELKAYGYNRPGVANASVEFDIETLSPTYKLLIGVPGRSNAFEISERLGLPNHIISQAQTYTGTDRGEVNSMIASLEDSRRQAERDAEETEAELEKAKHLKDDLEQRLAEYDEKKEKLEQKAKDKARKIVEEARREADEIISELRKIQSNTHKLVKEHELIDAKKRLEEALPNNPVLKKQKKINERVKELQSGDEVKVLSFGQKGTLLEKVSKSEWSVQIGMLKMKLDESDLEFIKPEKQKQSVSVNAVRGRDAHVKLELDLRGERYEDAIIRTEKYLDDAILSNYPRVSIIHGKGTGVLRQAIQQYLKNHSRVKSYRFGEAGEGGHGVTVVELK, from the coding sequence GTGATAGCCGAAAGAGCACTGAAAACTTTAGAATATTATAAGATCAGAGAAGAGGTAGGGAAATATTGTACCTCCTCTATCGGAAAAACGCATATAGAAAAGTTAGTTCCATCTGTTGATTACGAGGAAGTAACTAAGCTTTTAGAGGAGATGGATGAGGGACTTACCATACTACGGCTAAGAGGAAATGTTCCGATGGGAGGAATCGTCGATATACGTCCTCATGCAAAACGGGCTCAAATTGGTGGAATGCTAAGTCCGATGGAGCTGATGGAGACTGCGAGCACGATAAGAGCTAGTAAAATTCTTCGAAATTTCTTAGAGAACGTCGCAGAAGCAGAGTCAGTAGCAATCCCACATTTTCTATCTAAAAAGGACTCTTTGCCAATTTTAACGGCTTTAGAGCATGAGATAAACGACTGTATCGATGAGAATGGAAGTGTACTTGATAGTGCAAGCAGCACGCTGCGCTCCATCCGTCAGCAGTTAAGAATTCAAGTGAGTCGCGTACGTGAGAAGCTAGAGAGCTATACACGTGGGGCCAATGCATCTAAAATGCTTTCCGACTCTATTATTACCATTCGAAACGACCGCTATGTTATACCTGTAAAATCAGAATATCGCAGCCATTACGGTGGAATTGTACATGATCAGTCTTCCTCTGGACAAACACTTTTTGTTGAACCATCAGCGGTAGTCCAAATAAACAATGATATTCGTGCATTAAAGGTAAAAGAACAAGAAGAGATTGAACGTATTCTTATTCGGTTGTCAGGCGAGGTAGAGGCTGTTGGACATGAGATATTCCTGTTAGTTAATATACTTGGTGAAATTGACGTCATATTAGCAAAGGCTAAATATGGACAAGCAGAAAAATGTACGATGCCATTGATTAATAACAATGGATACATCCGTTTGGTGAAGGCGAGACATCCTCTTATTTCAGTAGAACAGGCTGTTCCTAATACAATTGAATTTGGAAAGGATATTACTGCTATAGTAATCACTGGTCCAAATACGGGAGGAAAAACCGTTACATTGAAAACGGTTGGTCTTTGCACTTTAATGGCTCAAAGCGGGATACCAGTTCCAGCATTAGATGGGTCGGAGCTTGCGCTATTTGAGTCCGTGTTTGCTGATATTGGCGACGAGCAGTCTATTGAGCAAAGCCTAAGTACATTCTCCTCTCACATGGTCAACATTGTGGATATTCTAAAAAAATATAACGATAAATCATTAATCTTGTTTGATGAGCTTGGTGCAGGAACCGACCCTCAGGAGGGAGCAGCTCTAGCTATCTCAATTCTAGATGCGGTCCATGGAACTGGAGCCCGTGTCATGGCAACTACACACTATCCTGAGCTAAAAGCCTATGGCTACAACCGACCTGGTGTGGCCAATGCAAGTGTGGAATTTGATATTGAAACGCTTAGTCCGACTTATAAGCTATTAATCGGAGTACCTGGACGAAGCAATGCATTTGAAATTTCAGAGCGTTTAGGCTTGCCAAACCATATTATCTCACAGGCACAGACGTATACAGGAACTGACCGTGGAGAAGTAAACTCTATGATTGCTTCCCTAGAGGATAGTCGTAGACAAGCTGAGCGAGATGCAGAGGAAACCGAGGCTGAGTTAGAAAAGGCTAAGCATTTAAAGGATGATCTTGAGCAGAGACTTGCAGAATACGATGAGAAAAAAGAAAAACTAGAACAAAAAGCGAAAGACAAAGCTAGAAAAATAGTGGAAGAGGCAAGAAGAGAAGCGGACGAAATTATTAGCGAGCTACGAAAAATTCAATCTAATACACATAAACTTGTAAAGGAACATGAATTAATAGATGCTAAGAAACGTTTAGAAGAAGCCCTTCCGAACAATCCTGTATTGAAAAAACAGAAAAAAATAAATGAACGTGTGAAAGAATTACAGTCGGGCGACGAAGTAAAGGTGTTAAGCTTTGGCCAAAAAGGAACCTTACTAGAAAAAGTGTCTAAATCCGAATGGTCCGTACAAATTGGAATGCTCAAAATGAAGCTAGATGAATCAGACTTAGAATTTATAAAACCAGAAAAGCAGAAACAGAGCGTATCAGTGAATGCAGTAAGAGGTAGAGATGCACATGTGAAGCTTGAGTTGGATTTACGTGGAGAGCGCTACGAGGATGCTATTATTCGAACAGAAAAATATTTAGACGATGCGATATTGTCGAACTATCCGAGAGTTTCTATTATTCACGGAAAAGGAACAGGTGTCCTAAGACAGGCTATTCAGCAGTACTTGAAAAATCATTCGCGAGTAAAAAGCTATCGATTCGGTGAGGCTGGCGAAGGTGGACACGGCGTTACTGTCGTTGAATTGAAGTAA